In Vagococcus luciliae, one genomic interval encodes:
- a CDS encoding folate family ECF transporter S component yields the protein MSKNDFTPKSIALMGVLMGLQIVLTRFVSIQTPFVRISFTFIAVVLMCMMFSPLVAGIGNALADFIGITLFPVTAGFFPGFTLSAFLSAFLYGLFYYKKEMTLKRIITVNVIVTVVVNLGLNTFWLYLMYGPGIVANIPSRIVSSLILLVIHVVGTYWLANVKVIQKQLVKFAS from the coding sequence ATGAGCAAAAATGATTTTACACCAAAATCAATTGCATTGATGGGAGTATTAATGGGGTTGCAAATCGTGTTAACACGATTTGTTTCAATTCAAACACCGTTTGTTCGTATTAGTTTTACGTTTATTGCGGTTGTGTTGATGTGTATGATGTTCTCGCCACTTGTGGCAGGAATAGGAAATGCCTTAGCTGATTTTATCGGAATTACATTATTTCCAGTAACAGCAGGATTTTTCCCAGGATTTACATTGTCAGCTTTTTTATCAGCCTTTTTATATGGATTATTCTATTATAAAAAAGAAATGACACTAAAACGAATTATTACAGTCAACGTGATTGTGACGGTTGTGGTGAATTTAGGATTGAATACATTTTGGTTGTACTTAATGTATGGACCAGGGATTGTTGCCAATATTCCAAGTCGTATTGTGAGTTCACTTATTTTATTAGTGATTCATGTTGTAGGGACTTATTGGTTAGCAAATGTAAAAGTCATACAAAAGCAATTGGTTAAATTTGCTTCATAA
- the rnmV gene encoding ribonuclease M5 gives MTKEKISEIVVVEGKDDTKRLQQVLDVDTIETNGSALNNETLDKIKHAQRVRGVIVFTDPDFPGEKIRKQIMAVVPEAKHAFITREKGAPKKKYGSLGVEHASNEAIIQALKSVSTPTTDIFDSEITIEDLIQFGLIAGNGSRVRREKLGELLNIGYTNGKQLKKRLSMFQITKEKFLEAMKEIIEGETNE, from the coding sequence ATGACTAAAGAAAAAATATCAGAAATCGTGGTTGTAGAAGGAAAAGATGATACAAAACGATTGCAGCAAGTGTTGGACGTTGACACGATAGAAACGAATGGTTCGGCGTTAAATAACGAAACGTTGGATAAAATTAAACACGCTCAACGTGTGCGTGGTGTGATTGTGTTTACTGATCCAGATTTTCCTGGTGAAAAAATTCGTAAGCAGATTATGGCTGTCGTCCCTGAGGCCAAACATGCTTTTATTACTAGAGAAAAAGGAGCACCAAAAAAGAAATATGGTAGTTTAGGTGTAGAACATGCCAGTAATGAAGCCATCATACAAGCATTAAAATCTGTTTCTACACCAACGACAGACATATTTGATTCTGAGATAACGATTGAAGATTTAATTCAATTTGGGTTAATAGCCGGAAATGGCTCTAGAGTTAGACGAGAAAAACTTGGTGAGTTACTTAATATCGGCTATACAAATGGAAAACAATTAAAAAAACGATTAAGTATGTTTCAAATAACAAAAGAAAAATTCTTAGAGGCAATGAAAGAGATAATAGAAGGTGAAACGAATGAATGA
- the rsmA gene encoding 16S rRNA (adenine(1518)-N(6)/adenine(1519)-N(6))-dimethyltransferase RsmA yields MNEYKDIATPSRTKEILKKHGFSFKKSLGQNFLTEPNILRKIAEAGDLSKEDGVIEIGPGIGALTEHLARNAGKVLAFEIDQRLIPVLEDTLSPYDNITVVNEDILKADVVAEAKKVFDKEQPIKVVANLPYYITTPIMMHLLMSPLDITTMVVMMQKEVADRMTAKPSTKAYGSLSIAVQFYMEAKLAFIVPKTAFVPQPNVDSAIIKLEKRETPIVEVIDETFFFELTRASFTQRRKTLWNNLTSHFGKDDVTKQWLEKSLEESDIDPKRRGETLSISEFGKLSNMLITNKK; encoded by the coding sequence ATGAATGAATACAAAGACATAGCAACACCTAGTCGAACGAAAGAAATACTAAAAAAACATGGGTTCTCATTTAAAAAGAGTTTAGGACAAAATTTTTTAACAGAACCTAATATCTTAAGAAAAATTGCCGAAGCAGGAGACTTGTCAAAAGAAGATGGTGTGATTGAAATTGGTCCAGGTATTGGTGCTTTAACAGAACATTTGGCAAGAAATGCCGGAAAAGTTCTCGCTTTTGAAATTGACCAACGTTTAATCCCAGTTTTAGAAGATACGCTGTCACCTTATGATAATATTACGGTCGTAAATGAAGACATTTTAAAAGCTGATGTTGTGGCAGAAGCCAAAAAAGTATTTGATAAAGAGCAACCCATCAAAGTCGTTGCTAATTTGCCTTACTATATCACCACGCCAATCATGATGCATCTATTAATGTCACCATTAGATATTACCACGATGGTTGTGATGATGCAAAAAGAAGTAGCAGATAGAATGACGGCAAAACCTTCAACGAAGGCTTATGGTTCGTTATCAATTGCTGTCCAATTTTATATGGAAGCAAAACTCGCATTTATTGTGCCAAAAACAGCTTTTGTGCCACAACCCAATGTGGATTCAGCGATTATTAAGTTAGAAAAAAGAGAAACGCCGATTGTTGAGGTTATAGATGAAACATTTTTCTTTGAACTAACTCGTGCATCTTTTACGCAACGGCGTAAAACCTTATGGAATAACTTAACTAGCCATTTTGGAAAAGATGATGTTACGAAACAGTGGTTGGAAAAATCACTAGAAGAAAGTGATATTGATCCTAAACGCCGTGGTGAAACATTAAGTATTTCAGAATTTGGAAAATTATCAAACATGTTAATTACGAATAAAAAATAA
- a CDS encoding methylglyoxal synthase → MKIALIAHDKKKKEMVELTKKFEQVLSRHELFATGTTGLRIQEATNLNIHRFKSGPLGGDQQIGARVSEGEMDMIIFLRDPLTAQPHEPDVTALIRLSDVYEIPLATNKSTAMLLFKELENLAKI, encoded by the coding sequence ATGAAAATAGCACTGATAGCACACGATAAAAAGAAAAAAGAAATGGTTGAACTAACCAAAAAATTTGAGCAAGTATTAAGTAGACATGAATTATTTGCCACAGGAACTACAGGACTTAGAATTCAAGAAGCAACGAATTTAAATATTCACCGATTTAAATCAGGGCCTTTAGGAGGAGACCAACAGATAGGAGCACGTGTTTCAGAAGGCGAGATGGATATGATTATTTTTCTAAGAGATCCATTAACAGCCCAACCACATGAACCAGATGTCACAGCGCTGATTCGTCTAAGTGATGTCTATGAAATCCCTCTAGCAACAAATAAAAGTACAGCGATGTTACTTTTCAAAGAATTAGAGAATTTGGCGAAAATTTGA
- a CDS encoding YjjG family noncanonical pyrimidine nucleotidase, translating into MKKYQYIIFDIDNTLLDFSRSEYYALQKVFATYGVVFNENTFNQYKEINHDLWEQLEDGKISKEVVLKERFKRFFLANNIVVDGVLVDKQYRGFLEERNDVMNEAMSLLTQLKSQGYTIFAGTNGVGQTQRKRLASANMTDLFDGLYISEEVGFEKPDVRFFDYIFNDARITDLSKAVMIGDSLSSDIEGANRVGIDSIWFSNGAETSDKTYTKKVDNLSEILELV; encoded by the coding sequence ATGAAAAAATACCAATATATTATATTTGATATAGATAATACGTTGCTCGATTTTAGTCGCTCTGAATACTACGCACTACAAAAAGTATTTGCTACTTATGGTGTTGTTTTTAATGAAAACACATTTAATCAATATAAAGAAATCAATCATGACTTGTGGGAGCAGTTAGAAGATGGTAAAATCAGTAAAGAAGTTGTTTTAAAGGAGCGTTTTAAACGATTCTTTTTAGCAAATAATATTGTTGTTGATGGTGTATTAGTTGATAAACAGTATCGAGGTTTTCTTGAAGAGAGAAATGATGTCATGAATGAGGCCATGAGTTTATTAACTCAACTAAAATCGCAAGGTTATACCATTTTTGCTGGAACAAATGGTGTTGGTCAGACACAACGTAAACGTCTAGCTAGTGCAAATATGACAGATTTATTTGATGGATTATATATTTCCGAGGAAGTTGGATTTGAAAAACCTGATGTTCGTTTTTTTGATTATATTTTTAATGATGCTAGAATAACAGATTTATCAAAAGCTGTGATGATTGGTGATAGTTTATCATCAGATATTGAAGGGGCAAATCGTGTCGGAATTGATTCTATATGGTTTAGTAATGGAGCTGAGACGTCGGATAAAACCTACACAAAAAAAGTAGATAACTTATCAGAAATTTTGGAACTTGTTTGA
- a CDS encoding TatD family hydrolase — translation MIFDTHTHLNAEQFNDDYKEVIERAEQLGVTEMAVVGFDTPTIERSLELSEQYPFIHSIIGWHPTEAGSYTKDIEKGLQEKLTNSRVVALGEIGLDYYWMNDDPDVQERVFRRQIAIAKEMNLPISIHTRDAMEDTYKILKSEGIQDIGGIMHSFGGDSEWAKRFLDLGMHISFSGVVTFKKTLEVQEAAKIVPMDKLLVETDAPYLAPVPYRGKRNEPGYTHYVVDKISELRNLPYQTVAKKTTKNAHRLFRLEEND, via the coding sequence ATGATTTTTGATACGCATACACATCTAAATGCAGAACAATTTAATGATGATTATAAAGAAGTGATTGAACGAGCAGAACAACTAGGTGTAACTGAAATGGCAGTAGTAGGATTCGATACACCAACGATTGAACGCTCATTGGAATTAAGTGAACAGTATCCATTTATCCATAGTATTATTGGGTGGCACCCAACTGAAGCTGGAAGTTATACAAAAGACATTGAAAAAGGGTTGCAAGAAAAATTAACGAATTCACGTGTTGTCGCACTGGGTGAAATTGGCCTTGACTATTATTGGATGAATGACGATCCCGACGTGCAAGAAAGAGTTTTTCGCCGTCAAATTGCGATTGCTAAAGAGATGAACTTGCCGATTAGTATTCATACAAGAGATGCGATGGAAGATACGTATAAGATTTTAAAATCAGAAGGCATTCAAGATATTGGAGGCATTATGCATAGTTTTGGTGGTGATAGCGAGTGGGCGAAACGTTTTTTAGATTTAGGGATGCATATTTCGTTTAGTGGTGTTGTCACATTTAAGAAAACATTAGAAGTTCAAGAAGCAGCAAAAATTGTCCCAATGGATAAATTATTAGTGGAAACTGATGCACCGTATTTAGCGCCTGTCCCATATCGTGGAAAACGTAATGAACCTGGGTATACACACTATGTGGTTGATAAAATTTCCGAATTAAGAAATTTACCTTATCAAACAGTGGCAAAAAAAACCACAAAAAATGCGCATAGATTGTTTAGGTTAGAAGAAAATGACTAA
- the metG gene encoding methionine--tRNA ligase, producing the protein MEDKKTFYITTPIYYPSGKLHIGSSYTTIACDAMARYKRMKGFDVFYLTGLDEHGQKIEQKAEELGIEPQEYVDNMAMDVKKLWKLLDIDYTKFIRTTDPSHKQSVQKIFQRLVDQGDIYLGEYEGWYSVSDEEYFTENQLAEVFKDENGKVIGGLAPSGHEVELVKEQSYFFKMSKYADRLLEYYEEHPDFIEPVSRKNEMINNFIKPGLEDLAVSRTSFKWGIPVESDPKHVVYVWIDALSNYITALGYGTDDDSNFKKYWPADVHMVGKEIVRFHTIYWPIMLMALDLPLPKQIFAHGWLVMQDGKMSKSKGNVVYPEMLVRRYGLDALRYYLMRAIPFGSDGVFTPEDFVARVNYDLANDLGNLLNRTIAMINKYCDGIVPNYASQVTDFDSELSTTAADVIGKYNKAMEKLEFNIALSEVWRLISRANKYIDETEPWNLAKDEEKQTELNSVMVHLAESLRISAILLQPIMTQAPKEIFSQLGLDAETVSMIDIRFGEFPSGTKVVSKGTPIFPRLDVEEEVAYIKEQMAQSMNQQTEEEEWKPEDVELVSVKDKEVKFETFDEVELKVAEILDCQKVKGADKLLQFRLDAGDKGHRQILSGIAEFYPEPMDLIGKKVVIVANLKPRKIRGHISQGMILSAENSDGKLYVVEAPKGAENGSIVG; encoded by the coding sequence TATAGCGTGTGATGCAATGGCTCGTTATAAACGAATGAAAGGGTTTGATGTCTTTTATTTAACAGGGCTTGATGAGCATGGTCAAAAAATTGAACAAAAAGCAGAAGAATTAGGAATTGAACCACAAGAATACGTAGATAATATGGCAATGGACGTTAAGAAATTATGGAAATTATTAGACATTGACTACACAAAATTTATCCGTACAACTGATCCTTCTCATAAACAATCTGTTCAAAAGATTTTTCAACGTTTAGTTGACCAAGGAGATATTTACTTAGGTGAATATGAGGGATGGTATTCAGTATCTGATGAGGAATATTTCACTGAAAATCAATTAGCAGAAGTATTTAAAGATGAAAATGGCAAAGTCATTGGTGGCCTTGCACCAAGTGGTCATGAAGTAGAGCTTGTTAAAGAGCAAAGTTATTTCTTTAAAATGAGCAAATATGCAGACCGTTTATTAGAATATTATGAAGAACACCCAGATTTTATTGAGCCAGTTTCTCGTAAAAACGAAATGATTAATAATTTTATTAAACCAGGTTTAGAAGATTTAGCTGTGAGTCGTACATCTTTCAAATGGGGAATTCCTGTTGAAAGTGATCCAAAGCATGTAGTTTATGTGTGGATTGATGCGCTATCAAATTATATTACAGCTTTAGGTTATGGAACAGATGATGATAGTAACTTTAAAAAATATTGGCCAGCTGATGTTCATATGGTTGGTAAAGAAATCGTGCGTTTCCATACCATTTATTGGCCAATTATGTTAATGGCGCTTGATTTACCATTACCAAAACAAATTTTTGCTCATGGTTGGTTAGTGATGCAAGATGGCAAAATGTCTAAATCAAAAGGAAATGTCGTTTACCCTGAGATGTTAGTAAGACGATACGGATTAGACGCATTACGTTATTATTTAATGCGTGCGATTCCGTTTGGTTCAGATGGCGTGTTTACACCAGAAGATTTTGTTGCGCGTGTAAATTATGATTTAGCAAATGATTTAGGCAATTTACTAAATCGTACGATTGCGATGATTAATAAATATTGCGATGGTATAGTACCAAACTATGCCTCTCAAGTAACAGATTTTGATAGTGAATTGTCAACAACAGCCGCAGATGTTATTGGTAAATACAATAAAGCAATGGAAAAATTAGAATTTAACATTGCGTTGAGTGAAGTATGGCGTCTGATTTCTCGTGCAAATAAATACATTGATGAGACAGAACCATGGAACTTAGCAAAAGATGAAGAAAAGCAAACAGAATTAAACAGTGTGATGGTTCATTTGGCTGAAAGTTTACGTATTTCTGCTATTTTGCTACAACCAATTATGACACAAGCACCAAAAGAAATCTTTAGCCAATTAGGCTTAGATGCTGAAACAGTTTCTATGATTGATATTCGTTTCGGAGAGTTTCCTTCAGGGACAAAAGTTGTCAGCAAAGGAACTCCTATTTTCCCACGTCTAGATGTTGAAGAAGAAGTAGCTTACATCAAAGAACAAATGGCTCAAAGTATGAATCAACAGACAGAAGAAGAAGAATGGAAACCAGAAGACGTTGAGTTAGTATCTGTGAAAGATAAAGAAGTAAAATTTGAAACATTTGATGAAGTAGAACTTAAAGTAGCTGAAATTTTAGACTGTCAGAAAGTTAAAGGGGCAGATAAATTATTGCAATTTAGATTAGATGCGGGAGATAAAGGTCATCGTCAAATTTTATCAGGAATTGCAGAATTTTATCCAGAACCGATGGATTTAATTGGTAAAAAAGTGGTGATAGTAGCCAACTTAAAACCTCGTAAAATTCGCGGACATATCAGTCAGGGAATGATTTTATCGGCTGAAAATTCAGATGGAAAATTATATGTTGTTGAAGCACCTAAAGGAGCAGAAAACGGCAGTATCGTTGGATAG
- a CDS encoding ABC transporter ATP-binding protein: MVEIALKHIYKKYDGNPNYSVTDFNLHIEDREFIVFVGPSGCGKSTTLRMVAGLEDISEGELWIGDKLVNDVAPKDRDIAMVFQNYALYPHMTVYDNMAFGLKLRKYDKEEIRKRVENAGEILGLTDYLQRKPAALSGGQRQRVALGRAIVRDAKVFLMDEPLSNLDAKLRVAMRAEIAKLHRRLETTTIYVTHDQTEAMTMADRIVIMKDGFIQQIGTPKEVYDTPNNVFVAGFIGSPAMNLFNVELTEDGHITDGHDLNVQLPEGKFKILREQGYVNKPLIFGIRPEDIHSEILAKEASPNSIVKSEVVVSELLGAETMLYTKTGETEFISKVDARSTYRPGEVIELAFNLNKAHFFDTQTEQVIR; this comes from the coding sequence ATGGTAGAAATTGCTTTAAAACACATTTATAAAAAATATGATGGCAATCCTAATTATTCTGTTACAGATTTTAATTTACATATTGAAGACCGTGAATTTATCGTGTTTGTTGGTCCTTCTGGTTGTGGTAAATCAACTACTTTACGTATGGTAGCTGGTCTTGAAGATATTTCAGAAGGTGAACTTTGGATTGGTGACAAATTAGTCAATGACGTTGCACCAAAAGACCGTGATATCGCAATGGTTTTCCAAAACTATGCGTTATACCCTCATATGACTGTCTACGATAATATGGCATTTGGTTTAAAACTTCGTAAATATGACAAAGAAGAAATCAGAAAACGTGTAGAAAACGCTGGTGAAATTCTTGGTTTAACAGATTACTTACAACGAAAACCCGCTGCTTTATCAGGCGGACAACGACAACGTGTGGCATTAGGTCGTGCGATTGTGCGTGATGCGAAAGTATTCTTGATGGATGAGCCATTATCAAACTTAGATGCAAAACTTCGTGTGGCAATGCGTGCAGAAATCGCGAAACTTCATCGTCGTTTGGAAACAACCACTATTTACGTTACCCATGACCAAACTGAAGCGATGACTATGGCTGATCGCATTGTTATTATGAAAGATGGTTTTATCCAACAAATTGGGACACCAAAAGAAGTATATGACACACCAAACAATGTGTTTGTCGCTGGATTCATCGGCTCTCCTGCTATGAACTTATTTAACGTTGAATTAACAGAAGATGGTCATATCACTGATGGTCATGATTTAAACGTTCAGTTGCCTGAAGGAAAATTCAAAATTTTACGTGAACAAGGATACGTTAACAAACCATTAATTTTTGGTATTCGCCCAGAAGATATTCATAGTGAAATTTTAGCAAAAGAAGCATCACCTAATAGTATTGTAAAATCTGAAGTTGTTGTATCAGAGTTACTTGGTGCTGAAACGATGCTCTACACTAAAACTGGCGAAACAGAGTTCATCTCAAAAGTTGATGCCAGATCAACTTATCGACCTGGTGAAGTTATCGAACTAGCGTTCAATTTAAACAAAGCTCACTTTTTTGATACACAAACTGAACAAGTGATTAGATAA